The following coding sequences are from one Hippopotamus amphibius kiboko isolate mHipAmp2 chromosome 9, mHipAmp2.hap2, whole genome shotgun sequence window:
- the AMPD3 gene encoding AMP deaminase 3 isoform X1 has protein sequence METPAPGSAEMPRQFPKLNISEVDEQVRLLAEKVFAKVLREEDSKDALSLFTVPEDCPIGQKEAKERELQKELAEQKSVETAKRKKSFKMIRSQSLSLQMPTQHDWKGPPTASPAVSPTTPALPRATPQPAPAPHTMPEFQRVTISGDCCAGITVEDYEQAAKSLAKALMIREKYARLAYHRFPQTTAQYLGHRRADAAPLEEGLPDFHPPPLPQEDPYCLDDAPPNLGYLVRMQGGILYVYDDKKTLERQEPHSLPYPDLETYTVDMSHILALITDGPTKTYCHRRLNFLESKFSLHEMLNEMSEFKELKSNPHRDFYNVRKVDTHIHAAACMNQKHLLRFIKHTYQTEPDRTVAEKRGRKITLRQVFDSLHMDPYDLTVDSLDVHAGRQTFHRFDKFNSKYNPVGASELRDLYLKTENYLGGEYFARMVKEVARELEESKYQYSEPRLSIYGRSPEEWPNLARWFIQHKVYSPNMRWIIQVPRIYDIFRSKRLLPSFGKMLENIFLPLFEATINPQDNRELHLFLKYVTGFDSVDDESKHSDHMFSDKSPSPDVWTSEQNPPYSYYLYYMYANIMVLNSLRRERGLSTFLFRPHCGEAGSITHLVSAFLTADNISHGLLLKKSPVLQYLYYLAQIPIAMSPLSNNSLFLEYSKNPLREFLHKGLHVSLSTDDPMQFHYTKEALMEEYAIAAQVWKLSTCDLCEIARNSVLQSGLSHQEKQKFLGQNYYKEGPEGNDIRKTNVAQIRMAFRYETLCNELSFLSDAMKSEEIMALTN, from the exons ATGGAGACTCCAGCGCCAGGCTCAG CCGAGATGCCGCGCCAGTTCCCCAAGCTGAACATCTCCGAGGTGGACGAGCAAGTCCGGCTCCTGGCCGAGAAGGTGTTCGCTAAAGTGCTCCGGGAAGAGGACAGCAAAGATGCCCTGTCCCTCTTCACCGTCCCCGAGGACTGCCCCATTGGGCAGAAAGAGGCCAAGGAGAGGGAGCTGCAGAAGGAGCTGGCAGAGCAGAAGTCTGTGGAGACCGCGAAAAG aaagaaaagttttaagatGATTCGGTCCCAGTCCCTGTCTCTGCAAATGCCGACGCAGCACGATTGGAAGGGCCCCCCGACAGCCAGTCCAGCCGTGTCTCCCACGACCCCGGCGCTGCCCAGAGCCACTCCGCAGCCTGCGCCCGCGCCCCACACCATGCCCGAGTTCCAGCGGGTCACCATCAGCGGAGACTGCTGTGCCGGG ATCACCGTGGAGGACTATGAGCAGGCTGCCAAGAGCCTGGCCAAGGCCCTGATGATCCGGGAGAAGTATGCCCGGCTTGCCTATCACCGCTTCCCTCAGACCACTGCCCAGTACCTGGGTCATCGGCGGGCGGATGCTGCACCCCTGGAAGAGGGCCTCCCAG ACTtccaccctcccccactgccGCAGGAAGACCCTTACTGCCTGGACGACGCTCCCCCCAACCTGGGCTACCTGGTCCGCATGCAGGGGGGCATCCTCTACGTGTACGATGACAAGAAGACGCTGGAGCGCCAGGAGCCCCACAGCCTGCCCTACCCTGACCTGGAGACCTACACGGTGGACATGAGCCACATCCTGGCGCTCATCACCGATGGCCCCAC GAAAACATATTGTCACCGGCGACTGAACTTTCTGGAATCCAAGTTCAGCCTTCACGAGATGTTAAATGAAATGTCCGAGTTCAAAGAgttgaagagtaacccccaccgAGACTTCTATAATGTGAGAAAG GTGGACACACACATCCACGCGGCTGCCTGCATGAACCAGAAGCACCTGCTGCGCTTCATCAAGCACACGTACCAGACGGAACCCGACAGGACGGTGGCGGAGAAGCGGGGCCGCAAGATCACCCTGCGGCAGGTGTTCGACAGCCTGCATATGGACCCGTACGACCTCACTGTGGACTCGCTGGACGTCCACGCG GGCCGGCAGACGTTCCACCGCTTTGACAAGTTCAACTCCAAATACAACCCTGTGGGGGCTAGCGAGCTGCGAGATCTGtatttgaaaactgaaaactaCCTGGGAGGAGAGTACTTTGCTCGGATGGTCAAG GAGGTGGCCCGGGAGCTGGAGGAGAGCAAGTACCAGTACTCAGAGCCACGGCTCTCCATCTACGGCCGCAGTCCCGAGGAGTGGCCCAACCTGGCCCGCTGGTTCATCCAGCACAAGGTCTACTCACCCAACATGCGCTGGATCATCCAGGTGCCTCGGATCTA TGACATATTTAGGTCAAAGAGGCTGCTGCCAAGCTTTGGGAAGATGCTGGAGAacatcttccttcctctttttgagGCCACCATCAACCCTCAAGATAACCGAGAGCTTCACCTCTTCCTCAAATAT gtGACAGGGTTTGACAGCGTGGACGATGAGTCCAAGCACAGCGACCACATGTTCTCAGACAAGAGCCCCAGCCCGGACGTCTGGACCAGCGAGCAGAACCCGCCCTACAGCTACTACCTGTACTACATGTACGCCAACATCATGGTGCTCAACAGTCTCCGCAG GGAACGGGGCCTGAGCACGTTCCTCTTCAGGCCTCACTGCGGAGAGGCTGGCTCCATCACTCACTTGGTATCTGCTTTCCTGACTGCCGACAACATTTCCCACGGGCTGCTCCTCAAGAAG AGTCCGGTGTTGCAGTACCTCTACTACCTTGCTCAGATCCCCATTGCCATGTCTCCTCTTAGCAACAACAGTCTGTTCCTCGAATATTCCAAAAACCCCCTGAGGGAGTTCCTGCACAAGGGACTGCATGTTTCTCTCTCCACCGATGACCCCATGCAGTTCCACTACACGAAG GAAGCCCTTATGGAAGAATATGCAATTGCGGCTCAAGTGTGGAAGCTGAGCACGTGTGATCTGTGTGAGATCGCCAGGAACAGCGTGCTGCAGAGTGGCCTCTCGCATCAG GAAAAGCAAAAATTTCTGGGACAAAATTACTATAAAGAAGGACCTGAAGGAAATGATATTCGAAAGACAAATGTTGCTCAGATCCGGATGGCGTTCCGATACGAGACCTTGTGCAATGAGCTCAGCTTCCTGTCTGATGCCATGAAATCGGAAGAGATCATGGCCCTGACCAACTAG
- the AMPD3 gene encoding AMP deaminase 3 isoform X3, whose protein sequence is MPRQFPKLNISEVDEQVRLLAEKVFAKVLREEDSKDALSLFTVPEDCPIGQKEAKERELQKELAEQKSVETAKRKKSFKMIRSQSLSLQMPTQHDWKGPPTASPAVSPTTPALPRATPQPAPAPHTMPEFQRVTISGDCCAGITVEDYEQAAKSLAKALMIREKYARLAYHRFPQTTAQYLGHRRADAAPLEEGLPDFHPPPLPQEDPYCLDDAPPNLGYLVRMQGGILYVYDDKKTLERQEPHSLPYPDLETYTVDMSHILALITDGPTKTYCHRRLNFLESKFSLHEMLNEMSEFKELKSNPHRDFYNVRKVDTHIHAAACMNQKHLLRFIKHTYQTEPDRTVAEKRGRKITLRQVFDSLHMDPYDLTVDSLDVHAGRQTFHRFDKFNSKYNPVGASELRDLYLKTENYLGGEYFARMVKEVARELEESKYQYSEPRLSIYGRSPEEWPNLARWFIQHKVYSPNMRWIIQVPRIYDIFRSKRLLPSFGKMLENIFLPLFEATINPQDNRELHLFLKYVTGFDSVDDESKHSDHMFSDKSPSPDVWTSEQNPPYSYYLYYMYANIMVLNSLRRERGLSTFLFRPHCGEAGSITHLVSAFLTADNISHGLLLKKSPVLQYLYYLAQIPIAMSPLSNNSLFLEYSKNPLREFLHKGLHVSLSTDDPMQFHYTKEALMEEYAIAAQVWKLSTCDLCEIARNSVLQSGLSHQEKQKFLGQNYYKEGPEGNDIRKTNVAQIRMAFRYETLCNELSFLSDAMKSEEIMALTN, encoded by the exons ATGCCGCGCCAGTTCCCCAAGCTGAACATCTCCGAGGTGGACGAGCAAGTCCGGCTCCTGGCCGAGAAGGTGTTCGCTAAAGTGCTCCGGGAAGAGGACAGCAAAGATGCCCTGTCCCTCTTCACCGTCCCCGAGGACTGCCCCATTGGGCAGAAAGAGGCCAAGGAGAGGGAGCTGCAGAAGGAGCTGGCAGAGCAGAAGTCTGTGGAGACCGCGAAAAG aaagaaaagttttaagatGATTCGGTCCCAGTCCCTGTCTCTGCAAATGCCGACGCAGCACGATTGGAAGGGCCCCCCGACAGCCAGTCCAGCCGTGTCTCCCACGACCCCGGCGCTGCCCAGAGCCACTCCGCAGCCTGCGCCCGCGCCCCACACCATGCCCGAGTTCCAGCGGGTCACCATCAGCGGAGACTGCTGTGCCGGG ATCACCGTGGAGGACTATGAGCAGGCTGCCAAGAGCCTGGCCAAGGCCCTGATGATCCGGGAGAAGTATGCCCGGCTTGCCTATCACCGCTTCCCTCAGACCACTGCCCAGTACCTGGGTCATCGGCGGGCGGATGCTGCACCCCTGGAAGAGGGCCTCCCAG ACTtccaccctcccccactgccGCAGGAAGACCCTTACTGCCTGGACGACGCTCCCCCCAACCTGGGCTACCTGGTCCGCATGCAGGGGGGCATCCTCTACGTGTACGATGACAAGAAGACGCTGGAGCGCCAGGAGCCCCACAGCCTGCCCTACCCTGACCTGGAGACCTACACGGTGGACATGAGCCACATCCTGGCGCTCATCACCGATGGCCCCAC GAAAACATATTGTCACCGGCGACTGAACTTTCTGGAATCCAAGTTCAGCCTTCACGAGATGTTAAATGAAATGTCCGAGTTCAAAGAgttgaagagtaacccccaccgAGACTTCTATAATGTGAGAAAG GTGGACACACACATCCACGCGGCTGCCTGCATGAACCAGAAGCACCTGCTGCGCTTCATCAAGCACACGTACCAGACGGAACCCGACAGGACGGTGGCGGAGAAGCGGGGCCGCAAGATCACCCTGCGGCAGGTGTTCGACAGCCTGCATATGGACCCGTACGACCTCACTGTGGACTCGCTGGACGTCCACGCG GGCCGGCAGACGTTCCACCGCTTTGACAAGTTCAACTCCAAATACAACCCTGTGGGGGCTAGCGAGCTGCGAGATCTGtatttgaaaactgaaaactaCCTGGGAGGAGAGTACTTTGCTCGGATGGTCAAG GAGGTGGCCCGGGAGCTGGAGGAGAGCAAGTACCAGTACTCAGAGCCACGGCTCTCCATCTACGGCCGCAGTCCCGAGGAGTGGCCCAACCTGGCCCGCTGGTTCATCCAGCACAAGGTCTACTCACCCAACATGCGCTGGATCATCCAGGTGCCTCGGATCTA TGACATATTTAGGTCAAAGAGGCTGCTGCCAAGCTTTGGGAAGATGCTGGAGAacatcttccttcctctttttgagGCCACCATCAACCCTCAAGATAACCGAGAGCTTCACCTCTTCCTCAAATAT gtGACAGGGTTTGACAGCGTGGACGATGAGTCCAAGCACAGCGACCACATGTTCTCAGACAAGAGCCCCAGCCCGGACGTCTGGACCAGCGAGCAGAACCCGCCCTACAGCTACTACCTGTACTACATGTACGCCAACATCATGGTGCTCAACAGTCTCCGCAG GGAACGGGGCCTGAGCACGTTCCTCTTCAGGCCTCACTGCGGAGAGGCTGGCTCCATCACTCACTTGGTATCTGCTTTCCTGACTGCCGACAACATTTCCCACGGGCTGCTCCTCAAGAAG AGTCCGGTGTTGCAGTACCTCTACTACCTTGCTCAGATCCCCATTGCCATGTCTCCTCTTAGCAACAACAGTCTGTTCCTCGAATATTCCAAAAACCCCCTGAGGGAGTTCCTGCACAAGGGACTGCATGTTTCTCTCTCCACCGATGACCCCATGCAGTTCCACTACACGAAG GAAGCCCTTATGGAAGAATATGCAATTGCGGCTCAAGTGTGGAAGCTGAGCACGTGTGATCTGTGTGAGATCGCCAGGAACAGCGTGCTGCAGAGTGGCCTCTCGCATCAG GAAAAGCAAAAATTTCTGGGACAAAATTACTATAAAGAAGGACCTGAAGGAAATGATATTCGAAAGACAAATGTTGCTCAGATCCGGATGGCGTTCCGATACGAGACCTTGTGCAATGAGCTCAGCTTCCTGTCTGATGCCATGAAATCGGAAGAGATCATGGCCCTGACCAACTAG
- the AMPD3 gene encoding AMP deaminase 3 isoform X5 codes for MIREKYARLAYHRFPQTTAQYLGHRRADAAPLEEGLPDFHPPPLPQEDPYCLDDAPPNLGYLVRMQGGILYVYDDKKTLERQEPHSLPYPDLETYTVDMSHILALITDGPTKTYCHRRLNFLESKFSLHEMLNEMSEFKELKSNPHRDFYNVRKVDTHIHAAACMNQKHLLRFIKHTYQTEPDRTVAEKRGRKITLRQVFDSLHMDPYDLTVDSLDVHAGRQTFHRFDKFNSKYNPVGASELRDLYLKTENYLGGEYFARMVKEVARELEESKYQYSEPRLSIYGRSPEEWPNLARWFIQHKVYSPNMRWIIQVPRIYDIFRSKRLLPSFGKMLENIFLPLFEATINPQDNRELHLFLKYVTGFDSVDDESKHSDHMFSDKSPSPDVWTSEQNPPYSYYLYYMYANIMVLNSLRRERGLSTFLFRPHCGEAGSITHLVSAFLTADNISHGLLLKKSPVLQYLYYLAQIPIAMSPLSNNSLFLEYSKNPLREFLHKGLHVSLSTDDPMQFHYTKEALMEEYAIAAQVWKLSTCDLCEIARNSVLQSGLSHQEKQKFLGQNYYKEGPEGNDIRKTNVAQIRMAFRYETLCNELSFLSDAMKSEEIMALTN; via the exons ATGATCCGGGAGAAGTATGCCCGGCTTGCCTATCACCGCTTCCCTCAGACCACTGCCCAGTACCTGGGTCATCGGCGGGCGGATGCTGCACCCCTGGAAGAGGGCCTCCCAG ACTtccaccctcccccactgccGCAGGAAGACCCTTACTGCCTGGACGACGCTCCCCCCAACCTGGGCTACCTGGTCCGCATGCAGGGGGGCATCCTCTACGTGTACGATGACAAGAAGACGCTGGAGCGCCAGGAGCCCCACAGCCTGCCCTACCCTGACCTGGAGACCTACACGGTGGACATGAGCCACATCCTGGCGCTCATCACCGATGGCCCCAC GAAAACATATTGTCACCGGCGACTGAACTTTCTGGAATCCAAGTTCAGCCTTCACGAGATGTTAAATGAAATGTCCGAGTTCAAAGAgttgaagagtaacccccaccgAGACTTCTATAATGTGAGAAAG GTGGACACACACATCCACGCGGCTGCCTGCATGAACCAGAAGCACCTGCTGCGCTTCATCAAGCACACGTACCAGACGGAACCCGACAGGACGGTGGCGGAGAAGCGGGGCCGCAAGATCACCCTGCGGCAGGTGTTCGACAGCCTGCATATGGACCCGTACGACCTCACTGTGGACTCGCTGGACGTCCACGCG GGCCGGCAGACGTTCCACCGCTTTGACAAGTTCAACTCCAAATACAACCCTGTGGGGGCTAGCGAGCTGCGAGATCTGtatttgaaaactgaaaactaCCTGGGAGGAGAGTACTTTGCTCGGATGGTCAAG GAGGTGGCCCGGGAGCTGGAGGAGAGCAAGTACCAGTACTCAGAGCCACGGCTCTCCATCTACGGCCGCAGTCCCGAGGAGTGGCCCAACCTGGCCCGCTGGTTCATCCAGCACAAGGTCTACTCACCCAACATGCGCTGGATCATCCAGGTGCCTCGGATCTA TGACATATTTAGGTCAAAGAGGCTGCTGCCAAGCTTTGGGAAGATGCTGGAGAacatcttccttcctctttttgagGCCACCATCAACCCTCAAGATAACCGAGAGCTTCACCTCTTCCTCAAATAT gtGACAGGGTTTGACAGCGTGGACGATGAGTCCAAGCACAGCGACCACATGTTCTCAGACAAGAGCCCCAGCCCGGACGTCTGGACCAGCGAGCAGAACCCGCCCTACAGCTACTACCTGTACTACATGTACGCCAACATCATGGTGCTCAACAGTCTCCGCAG GGAACGGGGCCTGAGCACGTTCCTCTTCAGGCCTCACTGCGGAGAGGCTGGCTCCATCACTCACTTGGTATCTGCTTTCCTGACTGCCGACAACATTTCCCACGGGCTGCTCCTCAAGAAG AGTCCGGTGTTGCAGTACCTCTACTACCTTGCTCAGATCCCCATTGCCATGTCTCCTCTTAGCAACAACAGTCTGTTCCTCGAATATTCCAAAAACCCCCTGAGGGAGTTCCTGCACAAGGGACTGCATGTTTCTCTCTCCACCGATGACCCCATGCAGTTCCACTACACGAAG GAAGCCCTTATGGAAGAATATGCAATTGCGGCTCAAGTGTGGAAGCTGAGCACGTGTGATCTGTGTGAGATCGCCAGGAACAGCGTGCTGCAGAGTGGCCTCTCGCATCAG GAAAAGCAAAAATTTCTGGGACAAAATTACTATAAAGAAGGACCTGAAGGAAATGATATTCGAAAGACAAATGTTGCTCAGATCCGGATGGCGTTCCGATACGAGACCTTGTGCAATGAGCTCAGCTTCCTGTCTGATGCCATGAAATCGGAAGAGATCATGGCCCTGACCAACTAG
- the AMPD3 gene encoding AMP deaminase 3 isoform X2: MALSPEPAEMPRQFPKLNISEVDEQVRLLAEKVFAKVLREEDSKDALSLFTVPEDCPIGQKEAKERELQKELAEQKSVETAKRKKSFKMIRSQSLSLQMPTQHDWKGPPTASPAVSPTTPALPRATPQPAPAPHTMPEFQRVTISGDCCAGITVEDYEQAAKSLAKALMIREKYARLAYHRFPQTTAQYLGHRRADAAPLEEGLPDFHPPPLPQEDPYCLDDAPPNLGYLVRMQGGILYVYDDKKTLERQEPHSLPYPDLETYTVDMSHILALITDGPTKTYCHRRLNFLESKFSLHEMLNEMSEFKELKSNPHRDFYNVRKVDTHIHAAACMNQKHLLRFIKHTYQTEPDRTVAEKRGRKITLRQVFDSLHMDPYDLTVDSLDVHAGRQTFHRFDKFNSKYNPVGASELRDLYLKTENYLGGEYFARMVKEVARELEESKYQYSEPRLSIYGRSPEEWPNLARWFIQHKVYSPNMRWIIQVPRIYDIFRSKRLLPSFGKMLENIFLPLFEATINPQDNRELHLFLKYVTGFDSVDDESKHSDHMFSDKSPSPDVWTSEQNPPYSYYLYYMYANIMVLNSLRRERGLSTFLFRPHCGEAGSITHLVSAFLTADNISHGLLLKKSPVLQYLYYLAQIPIAMSPLSNNSLFLEYSKNPLREFLHKGLHVSLSTDDPMQFHYTKEALMEEYAIAAQVWKLSTCDLCEIARNSVLQSGLSHQEKQKFLGQNYYKEGPEGNDIRKTNVAQIRMAFRYETLCNELSFLSDAMKSEEIMALTN; this comes from the exons CCGAGATGCCGCGCCAGTTCCCCAAGCTGAACATCTCCGAGGTGGACGAGCAAGTCCGGCTCCTGGCCGAGAAGGTGTTCGCTAAAGTGCTCCGGGAAGAGGACAGCAAAGATGCCCTGTCCCTCTTCACCGTCCCCGAGGACTGCCCCATTGGGCAGAAAGAGGCCAAGGAGAGGGAGCTGCAGAAGGAGCTGGCAGAGCAGAAGTCTGTGGAGACCGCGAAAAG aaagaaaagttttaagatGATTCGGTCCCAGTCCCTGTCTCTGCAAATGCCGACGCAGCACGATTGGAAGGGCCCCCCGACAGCCAGTCCAGCCGTGTCTCCCACGACCCCGGCGCTGCCCAGAGCCACTCCGCAGCCTGCGCCCGCGCCCCACACCATGCCCGAGTTCCAGCGGGTCACCATCAGCGGAGACTGCTGTGCCGGG ATCACCGTGGAGGACTATGAGCAGGCTGCCAAGAGCCTGGCCAAGGCCCTGATGATCCGGGAGAAGTATGCCCGGCTTGCCTATCACCGCTTCCCTCAGACCACTGCCCAGTACCTGGGTCATCGGCGGGCGGATGCTGCACCCCTGGAAGAGGGCCTCCCAG ACTtccaccctcccccactgccGCAGGAAGACCCTTACTGCCTGGACGACGCTCCCCCCAACCTGGGCTACCTGGTCCGCATGCAGGGGGGCATCCTCTACGTGTACGATGACAAGAAGACGCTGGAGCGCCAGGAGCCCCACAGCCTGCCCTACCCTGACCTGGAGACCTACACGGTGGACATGAGCCACATCCTGGCGCTCATCACCGATGGCCCCAC GAAAACATATTGTCACCGGCGACTGAACTTTCTGGAATCCAAGTTCAGCCTTCACGAGATGTTAAATGAAATGTCCGAGTTCAAAGAgttgaagagtaacccccaccgAGACTTCTATAATGTGAGAAAG GTGGACACACACATCCACGCGGCTGCCTGCATGAACCAGAAGCACCTGCTGCGCTTCATCAAGCACACGTACCAGACGGAACCCGACAGGACGGTGGCGGAGAAGCGGGGCCGCAAGATCACCCTGCGGCAGGTGTTCGACAGCCTGCATATGGACCCGTACGACCTCACTGTGGACTCGCTGGACGTCCACGCG GGCCGGCAGACGTTCCACCGCTTTGACAAGTTCAACTCCAAATACAACCCTGTGGGGGCTAGCGAGCTGCGAGATCTGtatttgaaaactgaaaactaCCTGGGAGGAGAGTACTTTGCTCGGATGGTCAAG GAGGTGGCCCGGGAGCTGGAGGAGAGCAAGTACCAGTACTCAGAGCCACGGCTCTCCATCTACGGCCGCAGTCCCGAGGAGTGGCCCAACCTGGCCCGCTGGTTCATCCAGCACAAGGTCTACTCACCCAACATGCGCTGGATCATCCAGGTGCCTCGGATCTA TGACATATTTAGGTCAAAGAGGCTGCTGCCAAGCTTTGGGAAGATGCTGGAGAacatcttccttcctctttttgagGCCACCATCAACCCTCAAGATAACCGAGAGCTTCACCTCTTCCTCAAATAT gtGACAGGGTTTGACAGCGTGGACGATGAGTCCAAGCACAGCGACCACATGTTCTCAGACAAGAGCCCCAGCCCGGACGTCTGGACCAGCGAGCAGAACCCGCCCTACAGCTACTACCTGTACTACATGTACGCCAACATCATGGTGCTCAACAGTCTCCGCAG GGAACGGGGCCTGAGCACGTTCCTCTTCAGGCCTCACTGCGGAGAGGCTGGCTCCATCACTCACTTGGTATCTGCTTTCCTGACTGCCGACAACATTTCCCACGGGCTGCTCCTCAAGAAG AGTCCGGTGTTGCAGTACCTCTACTACCTTGCTCAGATCCCCATTGCCATGTCTCCTCTTAGCAACAACAGTCTGTTCCTCGAATATTCCAAAAACCCCCTGAGGGAGTTCCTGCACAAGGGACTGCATGTTTCTCTCTCCACCGATGACCCCATGCAGTTCCACTACACGAAG GAAGCCCTTATGGAAGAATATGCAATTGCGGCTCAAGTGTGGAAGCTGAGCACGTGTGATCTGTGTGAGATCGCCAGGAACAGCGTGCTGCAGAGTGGCCTCTCGCATCAG GAAAAGCAAAAATTTCTGGGACAAAATTACTATAAAGAAGGACCTGAAGGAAATGATATTCGAAAGACAAATGTTGCTCAGATCCGGATGGCGTTCCGATACGAGACCTTGTGCAATGAGCTCAGCTTCCTGTCTGATGCCATGAAATCGGAAGAGATCATGGCCCTGACCAACTAG
- the AMPD3 gene encoding AMP deaminase 3 isoform X4 has product METPAPGSAEMPRQFPKLNISEVDEQVRLLAEKVFAKVLREEDSKDALSLFTVPEDCPIGQKEAKERELQKELAEQKSVETAKRKKSFKMIRSQSLSLQMPTQHDWKGPPTASPAVSPTTPALPRATPQPAPAPHTMPEFQRVTISGDCCAGITVEDYEQAAKSLAKALMIREKYARLAYHRFPQTTAQYLGHRRADAAPLEEGLPDFHPPPLPQEDPYCLDDAPPNLGYLVRMQGGILYVYDDKKTLERQEPHSLPYPDLETYTVDMSHILALITDGPTKTYCHRRLNFLESKFSLHEMLNEMSEFKELKSNPHRDFYNVRKVDTHIHAAACMNQKHLLRFIKHTYQTEPDRTVAEKRGRKITLRQVFDSLHMDPYDLTVDSLDVHAGRQTFHRFDKFNSKYNPVGASELRDLYLKTENYLGGEYFARMVKEVARELEESKYQYSEPRLSIYGRSPEEWPNLARWFIQHKVYSPNMRWIIQVPRIYDIFRSKRLLPSFGKMLENIFLPLFEATINPQDNRELHLFLKYVTGFDSVDDESKHSDHMFSDKSPSPDVWTSEQNPPYSYYLYYMYANIMVLNSLRRERGLSTFLFRPHCGEAGSITHLVSAFLTADNISHGLLLKKQQQSVPRIFQKPPEGVPAQGTACFSLHR; this is encoded by the exons ATGGAGACTCCAGCGCCAGGCTCAG CCGAGATGCCGCGCCAGTTCCCCAAGCTGAACATCTCCGAGGTGGACGAGCAAGTCCGGCTCCTGGCCGAGAAGGTGTTCGCTAAAGTGCTCCGGGAAGAGGACAGCAAAGATGCCCTGTCCCTCTTCACCGTCCCCGAGGACTGCCCCATTGGGCAGAAAGAGGCCAAGGAGAGGGAGCTGCAGAAGGAGCTGGCAGAGCAGAAGTCTGTGGAGACCGCGAAAAG aaagaaaagttttaagatGATTCGGTCCCAGTCCCTGTCTCTGCAAATGCCGACGCAGCACGATTGGAAGGGCCCCCCGACAGCCAGTCCAGCCGTGTCTCCCACGACCCCGGCGCTGCCCAGAGCCACTCCGCAGCCTGCGCCCGCGCCCCACACCATGCCCGAGTTCCAGCGGGTCACCATCAGCGGAGACTGCTGTGCCGGG ATCACCGTGGAGGACTATGAGCAGGCTGCCAAGAGCCTGGCCAAGGCCCTGATGATCCGGGAGAAGTATGCCCGGCTTGCCTATCACCGCTTCCCTCAGACCACTGCCCAGTACCTGGGTCATCGGCGGGCGGATGCTGCACCCCTGGAAGAGGGCCTCCCAG ACTtccaccctcccccactgccGCAGGAAGACCCTTACTGCCTGGACGACGCTCCCCCCAACCTGGGCTACCTGGTCCGCATGCAGGGGGGCATCCTCTACGTGTACGATGACAAGAAGACGCTGGAGCGCCAGGAGCCCCACAGCCTGCCCTACCCTGACCTGGAGACCTACACGGTGGACATGAGCCACATCCTGGCGCTCATCACCGATGGCCCCAC GAAAACATATTGTCACCGGCGACTGAACTTTCTGGAATCCAAGTTCAGCCTTCACGAGATGTTAAATGAAATGTCCGAGTTCAAAGAgttgaagagtaacccccaccgAGACTTCTATAATGTGAGAAAG GTGGACACACACATCCACGCGGCTGCCTGCATGAACCAGAAGCACCTGCTGCGCTTCATCAAGCACACGTACCAGACGGAACCCGACAGGACGGTGGCGGAGAAGCGGGGCCGCAAGATCACCCTGCGGCAGGTGTTCGACAGCCTGCATATGGACCCGTACGACCTCACTGTGGACTCGCTGGACGTCCACGCG GGCCGGCAGACGTTCCACCGCTTTGACAAGTTCAACTCCAAATACAACCCTGTGGGGGCTAGCGAGCTGCGAGATCTGtatttgaaaactgaaaactaCCTGGGAGGAGAGTACTTTGCTCGGATGGTCAAG GAGGTGGCCCGGGAGCTGGAGGAGAGCAAGTACCAGTACTCAGAGCCACGGCTCTCCATCTACGGCCGCAGTCCCGAGGAGTGGCCCAACCTGGCCCGCTGGTTCATCCAGCACAAGGTCTACTCACCCAACATGCGCTGGATCATCCAGGTGCCTCGGATCTA TGACATATTTAGGTCAAAGAGGCTGCTGCCAAGCTTTGGGAAGATGCTGGAGAacatcttccttcctctttttgagGCCACCATCAACCCTCAAGATAACCGAGAGCTTCACCTCTTCCTCAAATAT gtGACAGGGTTTGACAGCGTGGACGATGAGTCCAAGCACAGCGACCACATGTTCTCAGACAAGAGCCCCAGCCCGGACGTCTGGACCAGCGAGCAGAACCCGCCCTACAGCTACTACCTGTACTACATGTACGCCAACATCATGGTGCTCAACAGTCTCCGCAG GGAACGGGGCCTGAGCACGTTCCTCTTCAGGCCTCACTGCGGAGAGGCTGGCTCCATCACTCACTTGGTATCTGCTTTCCTGACTGCCGACAACATTTCCCACGGGCTGCTCCTCAAGAAG CAACAACAGTCTGTTCCTCGAATATTCCAAAAACCCCCTGAGGGAGTTCCTGCACAAGGGACTGCATGTTTCTCTCTCCACCGATGA